In a single window of the Canis lupus familiaris isolate Mischka breed German Shepherd chromosome 2, alternate assembly UU_Cfam_GSD_1.0, whole genome shotgun sequence genome:
- the HARS2 gene encoding histidine--tRNA ligase, mitochondrial isoform X1 codes for MMPPFGLLHRRAWASLFGQLLRPSGLVCIGEVHFHSQVSEAVLISQLKPHQEKSNFVIKTPKGTRDLSPQQMVVREKILDMVIDCFKRHGAKRLDTPAFELKEMLTEKYGEDSGLIYDLKDQGGELLSLRYDLTVPFARYLAMNKVKRMKRYQVGKVWRRESPTIVQGRYREFCQCDFDIAGQFDPMIPDAECLKIMCEVLSGLQLGDFLIKVNDRRILDGILAVCAVPQSKFHAICSSIDKLDKIPWKDVRHEMVAKKGLAPEVADRIGDYVQRHGGVSLVEEMFQDSRLSQNKQALEGLGDLRLLFEYLTLFGIAEKISFDLSLARGLDYYTGVIYEAVLLQTPAQAEECLNVGSVAAGGRYDGLVGVFDPKGHTVPCVGLSIGVERIFAILEERMKTAGLKIRTTETQVFVATPQKNFLHERLKLISELWDAGIKAELLYKNNPKLLTQLHYCEHMGIPLVVIIGEQELKEGVIKLRSVASREEVAIKRENLVAEIQKKLSES; via the exons ATGATGCCCCCGTTCGGACTCCTGCACCGGAGGGCCTGGGCTTCACTGTTTGGCCAGCTCCTGCGGCCGTCCGGTCTTGTGTGCATCGGGGAGGTCCATTTTCATAGCCAG GTTTCAGAGGCTGTGTTAATATCCCAACTGAAACCACatcaagaaaaatcaaattttgttATCAAGACCCCAAAG GGCACCAGAGATCTTAGTCCCCAGCAGATGGTTGTGAGGGAGAAAATTCTTGATATGGTTATTGACTGCTTTAAACGTCATGGAGCAAAGAGGCTAGATACTCCAGCATTTGAGCTTAAG GAAATGCTCACTGAGAAATATGGAGAAGACTCTGGACTAATCTATGATCTGAAGGATCAGGGTGGAGAGCTACTGTCCCTGCGCTATGACCTTACT GTCCCTTTTGCACGTTATCTCGCCATGAATAAAGTGAAAAGGATGAAACGCTACCAAGTTGGAAAGGTATGGCGACGAGAGAGCCCAACCATAGTCCAAGGCCGCTACAGGGAATTCTGCCAGTGT GATTTTGACATTGCTGGTCAGTTTGACCCTATGATCCCTGATGCAGAGTGTTTGAAGATCATGTGTGAAGTCCTAAGTGGTTTGCAGCTGGGGGACTTTCTCATTAAG GTCAATGATCGGCGGATTTTGGATGGGATATTGGCTGTCTGTGCTGTTCCTCAAAGCAAGTTCCATGCCATCTGCTCCTCTATAGACAAATTAGACAAG ATACCTTGGAAAGATGTGAGACATGAGATGGTGGCAAAGAAAGGCCTGGCTCCTGAAGTGGCTGATAGAATTGGTGACTATGTCCAACGTCATG GTGGGGTATCCCTGGTAGAGGAAATGTTCCAGGATTCTAGACTATCCCAGAACAAGCAGGCCTTAGAGGGTTTGGGGGACTTGAGGTTACTATTTGAATACCTGACTTTATTTGGAATTGCTGAGAAG ATCTCTTTTGACTTAAGCCTAGCTCGGGGCCTGGACTACTATACTGGAGTGATCTATGAAGCAGTGCTACTACAGACCCCAGCTCAGGCTGAGGAGTGCCTCAATGTGGGCAGTGTGGCTGCTGGTGGACGCTACGATGGGCTGGTGGGCGTGTTTGACCCCAAGGGCCACACGGTGCCATGTGTGGGACTCAGTATTGGGGTGGAGCGAATCTTTGCCATTTTGGAAGAGAGGATGAAG ACTGCTGGTCTGAAGATACGGACCACAGAGACCCAAGTGTTTGTGGCTACACCACAGAAGAACTTTCTTCATGAACGGTTGAAGCTAATTTCAGAGCTTTGGGATGCTGGGATCAAG GCAGAGCTGCTGTATAAGAACAACCCTAAACTACTAACTCAGCTGCATTACTGTGAGCACATGGGCATTCCACTGGTGGTCATTATTGGTGAGCAAGAACTGAAAGAAGGGGTAATCAAGCTTCGTTCAGTGGCCAGCAGGGAGGAG GTGGCTATTAAACGGGAAAATCTTGTGGCTGAAATTCAGAAGAAACTATCTGAGTCTTGA
- the HARS2 gene encoding histidine--tRNA ligase, mitochondrial isoform X2: protein MMPPFGLLHRRAWASLFGQLLRPSGLVCIGEVHFHSQVSEAVLISQLKPHQEKSNFVIKTPKGTRDLSPQQMVVREKILDMVIDCFKRHGAKRLDTPAFELKEMLTEKYGEDSGLIYDLKDQGGELLSLRYDLTVPFARYLAMNKVKRMKRYQVGKVWRRESPTIVQGRYREFCQCDFDIAGQFDPMIPDAECLKIMCEVLSGLQLGDFLIKIPWKDVRHEMVAKKGLAPEVADRIGDYVQRHGGVSLVEEMFQDSRLSQNKQALEGLGDLRLLFEYLTLFGIAEKISFDLSLARGLDYYTGVIYEAVLLQTPAQAEECLNVGSVAAGGRYDGLVGVFDPKGHTVPCVGLSIGVERIFAILEERMKTAGLKIRTTETQVFVATPQKNFLHERLKLISELWDAGIKAELLYKNNPKLLTQLHYCEHMGIPLVVIIGEQELKEGVIKLRSVASREEVAIKRENLVAEIQKKLSES, encoded by the exons ATGATGCCCCCGTTCGGACTCCTGCACCGGAGGGCCTGGGCTTCACTGTTTGGCCAGCTCCTGCGGCCGTCCGGTCTTGTGTGCATCGGGGAGGTCCATTTTCATAGCCAG GTTTCAGAGGCTGTGTTAATATCCCAACTGAAACCACatcaagaaaaatcaaattttgttATCAAGACCCCAAAG GGCACCAGAGATCTTAGTCCCCAGCAGATGGTTGTGAGGGAGAAAATTCTTGATATGGTTATTGACTGCTTTAAACGTCATGGAGCAAAGAGGCTAGATACTCCAGCATTTGAGCTTAAG GAAATGCTCACTGAGAAATATGGAGAAGACTCTGGACTAATCTATGATCTGAAGGATCAGGGTGGAGAGCTACTGTCCCTGCGCTATGACCTTACT GTCCCTTTTGCACGTTATCTCGCCATGAATAAAGTGAAAAGGATGAAACGCTACCAAGTTGGAAAGGTATGGCGACGAGAGAGCCCAACCATAGTCCAAGGCCGCTACAGGGAATTCTGCCAGTGT GATTTTGACATTGCTGGTCAGTTTGACCCTATGATCCCTGATGCAGAGTGTTTGAAGATCATGTGTGAAGTCCTAAGTGGTTTGCAGCTGGGGGACTTTCTCATTAAG ATACCTTGGAAAGATGTGAGACATGAGATGGTGGCAAAGAAAGGCCTGGCTCCTGAAGTGGCTGATAGAATTGGTGACTATGTCCAACGTCATG GTGGGGTATCCCTGGTAGAGGAAATGTTCCAGGATTCTAGACTATCCCAGAACAAGCAGGCCTTAGAGGGTTTGGGGGACTTGAGGTTACTATTTGAATACCTGACTTTATTTGGAATTGCTGAGAAG ATCTCTTTTGACTTAAGCCTAGCTCGGGGCCTGGACTACTATACTGGAGTGATCTATGAAGCAGTGCTACTACAGACCCCAGCTCAGGCTGAGGAGTGCCTCAATGTGGGCAGTGTGGCTGCTGGTGGACGCTACGATGGGCTGGTGGGCGTGTTTGACCCCAAGGGCCACACGGTGCCATGTGTGGGACTCAGTATTGGGGTGGAGCGAATCTTTGCCATTTTGGAAGAGAGGATGAAG ACTGCTGGTCTGAAGATACGGACCACAGAGACCCAAGTGTTTGTGGCTACACCACAGAAGAACTTTCTTCATGAACGGTTGAAGCTAATTTCAGAGCTTTGGGATGCTGGGATCAAG GCAGAGCTGCTGTATAAGAACAACCCTAAACTACTAACTCAGCTGCATTACTGTGAGCACATGGGCATTCCACTGGTGGTCATTATTGGTGAGCAAGAACTGAAAGAAGGGGTAATCAAGCTTCGTTCAGTGGCCAGCAGGGAGGAG GTGGCTATTAAACGGGAAAATCTTGTGGCTGAAATTCAGAAGAAACTATCTGAGTCTTGA
- the ZMAT2 gene encoding zinc finger matrin-type protein 2: protein MASGSGTKNLDFRRKWDKDEYEKLAEKRLTEEREKKDGKPVQPVKRELLRHRDYKVDLESKLGKTIVITKTTPQSEMGGYYCNVCDCVVKDSINFLDHINGKKHQRNLGMSMRVERSTLDQVKKRFEVNKKKMEEKQKDYDFEERMKELREEEEKAKAYKKEKQKEKKRRAEEDLTFEEDDEMAAVMGFSGFGSTKKSY from the exons ATGGCGTCGGGCAGCGGG ACAAAAAACTTGGACTTTCGCCGAAAGTGGGACAAAGATGAATATGAGAAGCTCGCCGAGAAGAGGCTCacggaagagagagaaaagaaggatg GAAAACCAGTACAGCCAGTCAAACGGGAGCTTCTCCGGCATAGGGACTATAAAGTGGACCTGGAATCCAAGCTTGGGAAGACAATTGTCATTACCAAGACCACGCCACAATCTGAGATGGGAGG GTATTACTGCAATGTCTGTGATTGTGTGGTGAAGGACTCCATCAACTTCCTGGATCACATTAATGGAAAGAAAC ATCAGCGAAATCTGGGCATGTCTATGCGTGTGGAACGTTCCACCTTGGATCAGGTGAAGAAACGTTTTGAAGTCAACAAgaagaagatggaagagaaacagaaggatTATGATTTTGAGGAAAGGATGAAAGAGCTCAGAGAAGAG GAGGAAAAGGCCAAAGCCtacaagaaagagaaacagaaggagaagaaaaggagggcTGAGGAGGACTTGACATTTGAGGAGGATGATGAGATGGCAGCTGTGATGGGCTTCTCTGGCTTTGGTTCCACCAAGAAGAGTTACTGA